A window from Flavobacteriales bacterium encodes these proteins:
- a CDS encoding glycosyltransferase family 2 protein: MLSQLVSIITPSFNSSLFIKECIASVQSQSYTNWEMLIVDDASKDNSVELIQSISNNDSRIKLIALTKNVGAAEARNEALAHSKGKYIAFLDSDDLWLPTKLEKQIKFMQSSKCAFSFTAYQPMSENGSQKFSVIHVPSKIEYHSYLKNTIIGCLTVIIDKEQTGDFRMPNIRSSHDMALWLDIMKRGFSAYGLNENLAYYRLVSNSNTSKKWKAATEVWEVYRTVEKLSIGYSLLCFIGYSYNAIKKRIL; encoded by the coding sequence ATGTTAAGTCAACTCGTTAGTATCATAACACCCTCTTTTAATTCTTCTTTATTTATTAAGGAATGTATAGCAAGTGTTCAAAGTCAAAGTTATACTAATTGGGAAATGCTTATTGTAGACGACGCTTCAAAGGATAATTCCGTTGAGCTTATTCAATCAATTAGCAATAATGACAGTCGCATTAAATTGATAGCTTTAACCAAAAATGTTGGTGCTGCAGAAGCTAGAAACGAGGCTTTAGCTCATTCTAAAGGAAAATACATCGCCTTTTTGGATAGTGACGATTTATGGCTGCCAACTAAATTAGAAAAACAAATAAAGTTTATGCAATCGTCAAAATGTGCTTTTTCTTTCACTGCCTATCAGCCGATGTCTGAGAATGGTTCTCAAAAATTTTCAGTAATACATGTTCCTTCTAAAATAGAGTATCATTCTTATCTAAAAAATACAATTATTGGCTGTTTAACAGTCATTATAGATAAAGAACAAACTGGCGATTTTAGGATGCCCAATATTCGTTCAAGTCATGATATGGCTCTATGGCTCGATATTATGAAACGAGGATTTTCAGCTTATGGGCTAAATGAAAACTTAGCCTATTATCGATTGGTTTCTAACTCCAATACCTCAAAAAAATGGAAAGCTGCAACCGAAGTTTGGGAGGTTTACAGAACTGTAGAAAAGCTAAGTATTGGATATAGTTTGTTATGTTTTATTGGATATTCGTATAACGCTATAAAGAAAAGAATTTTATGA